The DNA sequence TAAAGGAGGCTTCCAACTCACCAAATGGATTTCAAACCGCCGTGATGTCTTGTCAGCATTTCCAGTGGAAGAACGAGCTCCACAAATCAAGGATCTAGATTTGAAGTCCGACAGCTTGCCTTTGGATAGAGCCCTGGGTATCCATTGGGACGTTGAGCATGACATAATCAACTTTGTGTTTGGTAAGGGAGAACAGCCAGAGAACCGGAAAGGAGTGCTGTCTTCGATCTCAACCGTGTATGACCCACTAGGATTCGCCAGTCCGTTACTCCTAcctggaagaaaaattaaccaggaactttgcaaaatgaagTTTAGTTTCCCTGAAGAACTGTGTCTTCGTTGGAGAAAGTGGAAAGAAGATCTTATGAGTTTGCAGGACTTCAACATTCCGCGATGTTTGAAACCAGAAGGTTTCGGTAGAGTCACACGAGCCGAGCTTCATCATTTTGCTGATGCATCCCAAGAACATGGCTATGGGACAGTTTCGTATTTGCGTCTCATCAATGATCAAGGAAACATCCATTGCAGTTTCGTCATGGGTAAATCCCGTGTGAAACCCCTGAATGGTGCGGTAACTGTGCCAAAAttggaataattattagcCGCAGCCACCTTAGCAACCCGGATCAACAAAGTCGTTACAAAGGAACTAGAGGGAAGACTGACGATTGACAGCGTTACCCACTGGACTGACTCAATGATAGTCCTGAAGTACATTGCTAATGAGAAGCGAAGATTCGTCACATTTGTCGCCAATCGAGTCACCGTTATACGACAGGAGTCAGAGCCAAGTCAGTGGCATCACGTAAGATCAGAACTCAATCCTGCAGACTACGCCTCTCGAGGAATCAAAGCCTCAGAGACTaagaaacttgagaaatggaaGAATGGTGCAGATTTCTTGTGGAAGGACACCAAGGAATGGCCTCCACAGCCGGCAGAAGTTTCAGAAGAACTGCTGGATAGTGACGAAGGagtgaaaagagaaaaggttACAGTGGGAGCAGCTGTTGTACAAGAAGGTTTTTGGAACTCTCTGTTCCAGCGCTATTCAAATTGGGACCGGCTACGAAGAATAGTTGCTTGGCTCATTCGTGCCTTTCGCAAGACGAAGGAATACTACATGTTGGAGGAAGATTGAAGCATTCAGAGCTGCAGTATGATGCTAAGTACCCCATGATACTACCAGTAAAGCATCAAGTTACAAGGTTGATAGTTCTTGCTGAAATTAGACAACGGTTCTGGATAGTCAAGGGAGTGTCTTCAGTTAAGCGCGTCCTCAGCAAGTGCCATGTTTGCAAGCGTCAGAGCGCCAAGTTGGGAGAGCAAATGAGAGCGCAGCTTCTAGTAGTTCGAGTCTCATCAGACAGTGATTGAATCATCTCTCCATTTGCAGCAGTAGAACTACACGGCGAGCCACCAAGGCGGAGTTTGGGAAAGACTGATAGGTTCCATCAGAAGAATCTTGTACTCATTAGTTGGAGAACGCCTTCTAAACGATGAAGCATTACGGACATTTCTGGTAGAAGTGGAGAAGATTTTGAATGATAGACCTATTACACCAGTGTCAAGTGATCCGCAAGATCTAGAGGCACTAACGCCAAATCACATTCTTCTGTTGCGCAGAAACCCCTCATCTGCTCCAGACGTGTTTAAAGAATCAGATAAGTTCAAAGCAAGATGGAAGCACATTCATCTCCTTGCAGATCATTTTTGGGCAACGGTGGACTAAAGAGTACTTGCCAACACTTCAGGAGTGCCAAAAGTGGTTGCGTCCTCAGCCAAACTTTGAAATAGGAGATCTGGTTCTAATGGCAGATCGGAACACGCTTTGTGGGCAATGGCTGAAAGCATTGGTTGAGCAGACATTCCCAGACAATGAAGGATTGGTGCGTCAAGTGGTCATTAGAACGGCAGATGGAGTCTACCGTCAAGATGTGCGAAAGCTCTGTTTGTTGGAGGAGAAGTTACTGACCCGCATTCAGGAACAAGAGAACCCGTCTCGAGTTGTATTCAAGCAATGACATATGCCCAGATCAAGGAACAGTATTAAGATGCTAATAGACAGATAGTTAAGAGACACTGAGAATGTCGGACgttgttttattttcgcaTGTTGTGCGACTATTTAAGTTTAGAAAGACTCCCGAGTTGTCTTTTGGGGAGGAGCGTGTAGGTTTCAGTTCCCGATCGATACATGAAGCTTTAGTGGTTACCGCAGAGATTGTTCGGGCGCAGTTTTCGCCATGTGCTTTTGTGAATTTAGTTTTccgctattttgtttttgttcccgCCATCGTGGAGGACAGCATAATAACTTCGAGTCGTTTGGATACGCAGAGATTCGATGTTTGTAAGATGTTTTTGCGAATTAAATGTTTGTCTGGATGAATACGAGTTATTTGCTCGGCCAATGAGTAGCTGGCCACTACAATAGGTAAGTTTTTGATTGCATCTTTTAATGAGGCCTTTGATAATAAGGAAATGTCCCCCTCTCAAAAGGAAGCTTTAATTACCCTCatcgaaaaaaaagaaaagatagaAATTATTTAGAAAATTGGAGGCCAATATCCTTAATAAATGTAGATGCCAAAATTTCTTCCAAAGTTATTGCAGCAAGAATTATTAAAGTTCTTCCAGAGTTAATACATACTAACCAAACAGGTTATGTTAAGGACAGATTCATCGGTGAAGCGGCAAGGTCAATTACACACGTTATGGAgtacacaaaacaacaaaacatacCAGGcatattattgtttattgattttgaaaaggcaTTCGATAGTATTGACTAGACTTTTATGTTAAAATGCTTGGATGCTTTTGGTTTTGGGCCTACCCTCATAAGATGGGTAGAAACATTTTATAACTGCATAACTACAGTAGTTATGTATTAAACAATGGTATTAGTACTCCATATTTTGAATTAGAGAGAGGAGTAAGAGAAGGAGACCCATTATCaccatatttatttattattgcagCTGAAATTTTAGCGGTCACTATTCGAAGCAGAGAAGACATCCGAGGCATAATGATAGGGCAGGAAGAATTTAAGCTGGTGCAATATGCTGATGACCTTACTTTGTTTGTACCTAATATTGAATGTGTAAAACTTATCTTACAATTGCTTGAttgatttacattttgttCAGGATTGAAAGTTAATCATACTAAAACGGAAGCAATGTGGATTGGCTCATGCAGACAAAATACAGCGACACCTCTGGGGCTGAGGTGGAGCAAAAGTGTCAAGGCCCTTGGGATAGTTTTTACATATAATGATACCGACCAATTACAGAAAAATTTTTATGATAAATTAAAAGACATCCGAACACAAATACGGTTATGGAATTGCTGGGGCCTCTCACTTTTTGGCAAAGTTACTGTCATTAAATCACTTCTGCTTCCTAAAATGTAATAtgtgttttcagttttaacaaCTCCAGGAGAATTTATTAAACAATTAAAGACAAtgatttaaataattattatttacaagtTTTTATGGAAAGGGACTGATAAAATAGCTAGACTGGCAGCTGTACATGATTTGGAATATGGAGGTTTGAATTTAATAGATCTTGAAACATGTGTAAGTCTTCAAGATTAGCCTGGCTTGGCAGAATTTTGGCGAAAGGTTCGTCCCCATGGAAAGcttatattaattatttgctTAAGGATTTTGGTGGGGCTTTTCTATTTAGCTGTAATTACGATGTCAAAGactgtaaaattatttctaCTTTCTATAGAGAACTTCTTCAATGGTGGGCTGACTTAAGAATCACCTTTTCAACAAATCCATctatattttataatatagaacaacaacaaagataTTAAGATagataataaaacaatatattATCCAAATTACATTAAAGCAGGCATCCTGCTTACTAACCATTTGCAatttaataagaataatatgTAGAATCTTATATCattagggactttaagattcGCTACGGCGAGGTGCTGCTACAGCTACGAAAAGTCAAATTTACTTCCGGTGACGTCAGCACATGCGTTGCAGTATGGCTTTCCAGCCGTAGCATGCTTTTCTACTACGGCAAAGTACTTCGTTTGGCGTAGTCCTCACTACGTGAGCATAAACTTTCTTTTCCATGCAATTTTCATgattatttcacttttttcagaAGTCAAGTTTAAAGATTAAGTGCTTAGCAATAGAATTAAGTACTTAGATATTTACTTCTTCGTACCTAGATGAAAACTTTAAGGATTTATTTCGACCCACCATCATCGGCTGCGGACTTGAAAGCCTGAAACTTTGAGCTTACACAGAAATAACTTTCTCAGCTTGTTTTTACTCGATTGTCAATACATAATCAAATCACAATTtgctacttttttttattttgctcatgAGCTTCGCAAAATCAACATATTTTGGTTATCTGCTTTAATGTCAAAATATAATTGAACAACTTGTTTTGGTTTgagattgaaataatttaccGGCCCTTTCTGGGGTGAACACTGTTTCTATTATGATGTTGTTTGCTAGTTAGCTAAATCACTTCTGCTTTAAATGCCAAAGAAGGCTGACGtcgaaaaaacaataaacagtATTCTATTCTctgaaacttaaaaaaattgcaccaagcATTCGTATTCGTTCAACTGACTCAGATCAGACGGAGGAAAGGAATCGTACGGTAAATCCAACTTTGGTGAACTAGCTGTACAGGtccaaaagaaaactaaattcGTCGTCTTATATTAATTTCATATCGTATGATAGCAAAAGAAAGTCCGTAGTATCTTTAAAGAAAAGCAT is a window from the Acropora palmata chromosome 1, jaAcrPala1.3, whole genome shotgun sequence genome containing:
- the LOC141897766 gene encoding uncharacterized protein LOC141897766, whose product is MKTLSSLIGVILRFRVNEVAVTADVKRMFHQVLVTPEDRGALCYLWWPNGDLSREPKTYQMLVHIFGAKSSPSVAGYALRKTAKDNEQDFSVEVVDAVFGDFYVDDLVKSFAAAERALDLSGQLRDLLAKGGFQLTKWISNRRDVLSAFPVEERAPQIKDLDLKSDSLPLDRALGIHWDVEHDIINFVFGKGEQPENRKGVLSSISTVYDPLGFASPLLLPGRKINQELCKMKFSFPEELCLRWRKWKEDLMSLQDFNIPRCLKPEGFGRVTRAELHHFADASQEHGYGTVSYLRLINDQGNIHCSFVMGKSRVKPLNGAVTVPKLE